The stretch of DNA TAATAATCAATGCtgttaattaataataatcaatcaaaataaaattGAGTGTCTGTTGTAATTTAAACTGTACTGCTATCCTTTAaattaataaatgaaaaatTCTAACTATCGAATGCCTCTGTCCGTCTGTCAAAATcaacacagtgctgcaggatgGTTGAACCTTTTTTTAACACATAGTTTTTAATTAATTCTCACTTTTTATGCAGAAATGGAAAACACACCTCCAACGCTGTGatgtttaatgttaaaaaaaagaaaattatgtTTAATAAACATTGGGAGTTCACATTTTGTGAGGCGTTTGGAGGTTGCAAAagaaacatttatatttacaaTTGTTATAATATCTTTATTTTGTctgacaaaaaaatacattttaaaaaaactttaaacTTAAAATAATTCCTGTAACCCACTTAAAGAGAAAATTGCCAAGTGCACCTGTGATTAAAAAGTAAAGAAGGGTAGCAAGGGTAGAAGGGTAACATTGTAGCATTCATATGTAGGAGAAACTATTAGTTTTTCTTCCTGTTGAATCCCGCCGTTCTCTTCTGTCTGGTTAGGTGTACATTGTTAGGTACATCCACTGTAAGCAGAGATGGGATATATTATTCttgtgttttatatgtgtgGGACAAATTTCCAAGCATGACCAAAAAAGATGAATACTTTTACCTCTGATTCATGAAGAGTTATGGCCGCTCCATCAGACAACTGGTTGAAGATTTCTGTTAGGAAACAGACAGAGGTCTGTCACTGCATCCACTTGAGTCCCTTGTAGAAAAGCATGTGTAGTCATCAGTATCCATATTATTTACTTACGGTGCATGCAGTCAAAGCGAAGCACTAGACTGATGAAtctctccagtgtgatgtgTCCAGAGGAGGCGCCATAACGCAGAGCCACTAGGTTCAGCATGTCGTCATTGATCTTATTTCCTGATCAACACAGAGTAGAATGTTGTAGTATTTGGGTGGTTTGTGTTACGGCTCTAGTTGTTTATATGAGCCTTATTATGTTTTACATAATAGTACATAATAACTagttatcctcctcctcctttattcACCTGTAGCTCCTATGTTTGTAACTGAAATATATACTATGTATATATGCTGCACTTTTCCTAGAGAACCAGATTTTTttggccacttgggggcagcagaaacaaatTGTAAGAATGAGTTGAAACATGATATTCTTCAAATCTGCGGAGCTGCAGTAGGGTGCTTTTTATATTCTCACACTGATCACagcattttctttgttttacacTGAAAATAAGTTCTTTGAGAGGAGCTTAAAGGATAATTTCTGACACTTTATAATTTATAAGTGAACAATAACCTGTATATCTTCATATCCTCTCATTTTGTGCACATCCAAACATGCCCCTGTTATTTCTTTATCAGACCAAAAAGAGATCATGTACCTGTAGCCATGACTGCATCCCTCAGCTCATGCAGTGACAGAGTCCCTGTGTGGGAGGCAGCAGAGCGATAGAAAATGTCCTGGGTAAAGAGGAAAGAGTTAATTATATGACACTTTCTGCACCGACGATAAAATTATTCAGACTTTTTTTACCTTGTATGTGTTGACCTTCTTCCACAGACGAACAAATTCCTCATTGTTCAGTTTTCCTGTTACAGATGTCTGTTCACTGATCATTAAGGTATCAGAGCTGTACATGTTTTCTTATGCCTTTACTGTGACCTTTCAATTCATTCACGTGTATAACAAAgcaataaaatgataaaatgcaCTGCTCCTGTAAAAGGTGGTAATAGAGAACAATAGAGAGAAAAGAAATCAGGTGGGGGAGGATACATCCATCAGAGCAACCATGCTCTGACATGCATCTTTGCTGAAGCCTCCAGATTTCAAGTCCCCTGAATAAAGGTGGGGTAAAGAATTTGTGTAAACACATTACCACATTTTATAAAGTTAGTTGATTGTACATAACAAACCTTTCAGGATTTTATCATTTAGGAGCTTCTGGAGCTGTTCAGCGTCCACTTCGTCATactagaaataaaataaaaactggaatTTATCAATTACTCCGATCAAAAAACTTCTTAAAATGTTAACACATTACCTTGTCAGAGAATTGACGGACGAAAGTTTTCTTGTTCTCGTCTGCTTTGGCATTTCCCATTTCTACAAGCTGCAAAAGATTTGGGTTCTTTCAGCTGCAGATCTGTACATGTGTCACATATACAGTAGGAGTAGGTATACTGTGGTCTGTGTTCACTGGCCAATGGGTCATTGTGACCAAGTCCTGAGCAATTCTTATATGTTTGTTCTGGGAAAAGCTGACCTGACCCAACAACACAATCGAATTTTAATATCCGCTTTacctctttttcctcctcatgCTCAGGGTAATGGCCATCGGAACTCTCACTGAGAAGAAAGACACAAGACATCATCATAAACAAGTAGTGTAGCTGTGTACAAAATGTAactgacacatttaaaaaactacATTATCCTTCTTACTGGATGTGGGTTTCTGCTTTTGAGAGGATGGTGAGGATGAAGGAGGCTGTCTCATTGGGTTTGAAGGTGGAAGGCACGATCAGGTAGTCACCAGGCTTTAGCATCATAAGCGCCATTACCTCACGTGAGTTTATGTAAGCTTTCGACTGTGCAACGGGATGGTTTCTGCTGAAGAAGGAGGCAGGGAACTTCCCACCGTGTGTCTTGTACTGTAACGACAGTAAACCAGTATGTAATTTCCCAGTTCAATGCAGTACAGATGGAAAATGTGCGTATGTGGTATTGGAAGGAAATATCCACTTACCTCATCAGTCACCTTGAAGTAAATCAGACAGAAAAGACTCAAAGTTAGAATACGATGAgcattttaaatacatacagCATTATAATAGCAGTAAATGAAGACTGTATATAGTATAGTTGGGCTTAGTTCacatgacaaaaactacacaatgTGACATTTACCTCAAACACAGAAAATCCAATGTGCAGGTTTTGTACCAGGCGTCTGTTCCTCTTGTCTGGCTTTTGCATGAGAGACACCAGCATGCTGTTTTCACCCTGTTTCTCAGCACATTCACTCAATAATTTACCAATCTTGACCCGATACTGTGGATTAGTCCAGAAACTCTCTGAAAGCACCGACAATTTGGCCATTTAGTGTTCATTTGgaatcacacatttttttgtgcaaTTGAAGCCCAGCAAGTTGAAATATTATACCGATGTTTTTCATGCAGCCTCCAGCAGTAGTTCCTGCCACCCATCGGCCCTCATAAAAGGACGTCTTCCAGTGACAAGAGGAACTTCCATCAAGGAAGTcaggacacagacagcagatgtCAAGATCCATGTAGAATCTACAGAAATCTTGCAAGGTCATCCTTGCAAGCAGACATTAAATTAGAAACATTAAGCTAACAGGTAAAAGTCTTGAGGTAAAGCATATTTTCTTACCAAAACTCTCCATCATCACGCGCTGACAGGCATGTTTCTCGATCTTGTGAACTCACAGTTTGCCACAAAGGTGACCTGGGAGACAATTGATCAGAAAATAGGTTATATTGTTAGAAAGCTTTAACAGCAAGCACAGCAGGTGGATTAAATCAGTTTGTTCTTCTTATGCTTATACATGCATGTAGCACTGCTACTGCTCTGCACTTTTGACTTTTGTGCCCATAATTGAAGAGCTTAGTGCAGATTTTACAAGACAGAACTTGTATAAAAGGGTTAAAGTTGAGGTTAACATGGCACCTTTCCAGGACACAAACTATCTCCACTTTAATCCCTGTTCCATCAAGGAAGATGTTTCTTTGTTGTCCTTAAAGAAAGCACTCAGCTTGCTCATACATGACTGACTAGGTGACCTGGCATTGATGTTGGACaaagacaaagcaacacactACTACTAATAACAACATGACATGCTGAATGACACAGATAATGTGATGTTTATATTGATCCAGTGTGCATATTTGCAGTCTGTCTTGTGC from Parambassis ranga chromosome 22, fParRan2.1, whole genome shotgun sequence encodes:
- the LOC114427539 gene encoding calpain-1 catalytic subunit, translating into MSAPGICMNILNARQKKDSYGTVTKPEKFLNQDFQQLKQYCLIRRVRYIDEMFPPDRNSIGQGILKPSDLARVVWLRPGKIVSNPSFVVDGVSRFDFGQGLVGNCWVLASIGALTFQNNILAQVAPPEQKFDDDYCGLFHFRFWRFGTWVDVVIDDKLPTIDGRLIFVHSKDPTEFWPALLEKAYAKVCGSYTDMNAGTPAEALVDFTGGVHICIKLSEPPSNLWDLMRRADQSKALMGCGTPQGETSANTVLQNGLVQGHAYSVTGVKEVKSRGHLAQLVRLWNPWGRGEWNGDWSDGSPLWQTVSSQDRETCLSARDDGEFWMTLQDFCRFYMDLDICCLCPDFLDGSSSCHWKTSFYEGRWVAGTTAGGCMKNIESFWTNPQYRVKIGKLLSECAEKQGENSMLVSLMQKPDKRNRRLVQNLHIGFSVFEVTDEYKTHGGKFPASFFSRNHPVAQSKAYINSREVMALMMLKPGDYLIVPSTFKPNETASFILTILSKAETHIHESSDGHYPEHEEEKELVEMGNAKADENKKTFVRQFSDKYDEVDAEQLQKLLNDKILKGDLKSGGFSKDACQSMVALMDTSVTGKLNNEEFVRLWKKVNTYKDIFYRSAASHTGTLSLHELRDAVMATGNKINDDMLNLVALRYGASSGHITLERFISLVLRFDCMHQIFNQLSDGAAITLHESEWMYLTMYT